From Desulfovibrio sp.:
TGATGCAGGTCACGGTGCGGGCACCCATATGACCAGCCATCTTCTTGCCTTTCATGACTTTGCCAGGCTCGGTGTTGTGACCGATGGAGCCGCCAGAGCGGTGAGCCTTTTCGGTACCGTGGGTGGCCTTGAGGCCCGCGAAGCCGTGACGCTTCATGGGGCCCTGGAAACCCTTACCGATGGAGGTGCCAGTCACCTTCACCTTATCTCCGGGAGCGAAGATTTCCACCGTGATGTCCTGACCGGCCTCGTAGCCGTCCACGGAGTCAAGGCGAATCTCGCGAAGTTCGTTGAAGAAGCCCTTCCCGGTCTTGGCCTGATGGCCTTTTTCGGGCTTGTTGAACTTCTTTTCCTCACGCTCGTCGAAGCCCAGTTGCAGGGCGGTGTAACCGTCCTTGTCCTGGGTTCTGATCTGCATCACCGGACAGGGGCCGGCGGCGATGACCGTCACCGGAACCACCGAGCCGTCGTCGCTGAACACGCGGGTCATGCCCAGCTTGCGGCCGATGATGCCAAGGGTTTTCTTGGCCATGATTGTCTACCCCTTCCTTTAAAGCTTGATTTCAACGTCAACGCCAGCGGGCAGGCTGAGCTTGCCGAGGGCGTCAACGGTCTGCTGAGTCGGCTCGAGAATGTCGAGCAGGCGCTTGTGAATGCGCATCTCGAACTGCTCGCGGGACTTCTTGTCCACGTGAACCGAACGGTTGACCGTATTCTTGTGCACGTTCGTGGGCAGCGGGATGGGCCCGGCAATGCCCGCGCCGGTGTTGCGGGCTGTATCAACGATCTCAGCCACGGCCTTGTCCAGGATGCGGTAGTCGTAGGCCTTGAGCTTGATCCGGATGCGATCGCTGTTCATTGGTTACTCCGTAATCTCGGTCACGACGCCCGCGCCCACGGTGCGGCCGCCTTCGCGGATGGCGAAGCGCAGGCCGATCTCCATGGCGATCGGGGCGATGAGCTCGACGTTGAAGGTGGCGTTGTCGCCAGGCATGACCATCTCCACTCCCTCGTTCAGCGTGACCACACCGGTCACGTCAGTGGTGCGGAAGTAGAACTGGGGACGGTACCCGGAGAAGAACGGGGTGTGGCGGCCGCCCTCTTCCTTGGTCAGGACGTACACTTCGGCCTTGTACTTCTTGTGCGGGGTGATGGAACCCGGCTTGGCCGTCTTCACGGAATCCTTGATACCGACGATTTCCACTTCCTCGCCGACCTTGATGATGCCGCGATCCACACGACCGGTCACCACGGTGCCGCGGCCGGAGATGGAGAACACGTCCTCGATGGGCATCAGGAAGGGCTTGTCGATGTCGCGCTCCGGCTCGGGGAAGTAGGAGTCGCAGGCGTCAAGCAGGGCGTAGATCGGAGCCGCGTCCGGGGACTTGGCGTCGTCGGCTTCCAGGGCCTTCAGGGCCGAACCCTGAATCACCGGGATGTCGTCGCCGGGGTAGCCG
This genomic window contains:
- the rplC gene encoding 50S ribosomal protein L3, coding for MAKKTLGIIGRKLGMTRVFSDDGSVVPVTVIAAGPCPVMQIRTQDKDGYTALQLGFDEREEKKFNKPEKGHQAKTGKGFFNELREIRLDSVDGYEAGQDITVEIFAPGDKVKVTGTSIGKGFQGPMKRHGFAGLKATHGTEKAHRSGGSIGHNTEPGKVMKGKKMAGHMGARTVTCINLEIYDVRPENNIILVKGQVPGHRNGLVMIRKQG
- the rpsJ gene encoding 30S ribosomal protein S10, which codes for MNSDRIRIKLKAYDYRILDKAVAEIVDTARNTGAGIAGPIPLPTNVHKNTVNRSVHVDKKSREQFEMRIHKRLLDILEPTQQTVDALGKLSLPAGVDVEIKL
- a CDS encoding elongation factor Tu, which codes for LTAAITKLSHMRGFGEYVAFDQIDKAPEEKERGITIATAHVEYQTASRHYAHVDCPGHADYIKNMITGAAQMDGAILVVAATDGPMPQTREHILLARQVGVPHLVVFLNKVDLVDDPELLELVELEVRELLSKYGYPGDDIPVIQGSALKALEADDAKSPDAAPIYALLDACDSYFPEPERDIDKPFLMPIEDVFSISGRGTVVTGRVDRGIIKVGEEVEIVGIKDSVKTAKPGSITPHKKYKAEVYVLTKEEGGRHTPFFSGYRPQFYFRTTDVTGVVTLNEGVEMVMPGDNATFNVELIAPIAMEIGLRFAIREGGRTVGAGVVTEITE